GCAACCCGAAACCTGAAACTTCACCCTCTGCAACTCGCTCGCTGGTACCTTCACTCATCAACGTTCTGGCTTCCATGTTGATTCGTAATTGCAGCAGGTCAGGACGAGCATAATGACCCACCGCATCCATCATTCGCTTGCGCTTGGTAATCAGAGAGAAATCTAGATCGGCGATCGCCATTCCCTCTCCCTCAGTGATAGGCGGACACAGATGGTTACCTTCGGGACTGATAATGGAGGTGTTGCAGCCGCCACTGAGTACCCTTTGTAATTTCTCGTCCGTGGTAATTTGTCCCACTTGGTCTGGAGAGAGCCAACTCGTTGCGTTAACAACGAAACAGCCGGACTCTAGCGCATGATGACGAATCGTCACTTCTATCTGAGCGGTAAAAATTTGTCCCACTAGGGAACCAGGGAACTGAGAACAGTGAATTTGCTCGTACTGTGCCATCAGGGCAAACCGTGCTAGGAGGTTGTAATGCTCCCAGCAAGCTAGGGAACTCAGTTTACCCACAGCAGTGTCTAGCACTTTCAGACCAGAACCATCTCCTTGACCCCAGACCATACGCTCGTGGTAGGTAGGAGTAATCTTGCGTTGCTTCAGCAGCAGAGTGCCATCCGCATCAAAAATTAGTTGCGTGTTGTAAAAGAACCGTTATCCCGTTCATTCACCCCTAGCACGACCACAGTGCCGTAGGAACGGGCAGTTTGGCTAACGGCATCAGTCACTGGACCGGGCACGGTTACGGCTTCTTCATAGAGCCGCATGTGCTCTTTGCCCATTAATACCGGAGGTTGTACAAATGAAAAGTAGGGATAGTAGGGAACAAGCGTTTCCGAGAAAACGACAAGCTGTGCGCCTTCTTTAGCAGCATTGGCGATCGCCTGCAACACTTTCTCCATCGTTCCATCACGGCTGAACAAGACCGGACTAATTTGTACCGCTGCTCGGACTGTACGTGAATAATCCACAATGCCTCTAAGTGATTCATGAGTTTTGAGTTAGGTTGAACTAGTAACCCAAAACCCAATATAAGACAGCATTTAGACTGTCCAGGTATCCAAAATGGGCGTTGCTGAATAATGGGATGAATCATTGAGGAACAGGGACATCCCAGAATCTCAAGTAGTGCAGTAGCAAACGAATCGAATGCCTCAGCATTTCTTCTGAGTTGGAGTAGCAAAGGGTCTTGCGATGCAACCGGGCTAAATAGTGGCGTAAGCGGGTATTTTCACCTTCCACTCGCGTCATGTAGGTCTTGCTGACAATCTGGTCGCCATCGGCAATCAAACCTGGGTAGACACTCCAGCCATCTGTGACATAGAAGTAGCATTTCCCGGCTCCGACGATTGCCCGCAATGGCTGAAATGTTTCTCCACTATGGTCGCCCAACACCCACGCTAAAATCCCTGGTCGGAAGTGGTCAACTGCTGTCCACAGCCAGATTTTGTTTTTTTCGAACCCACAAAGGTTTCGAGTTCATCGCGTTGTCCCACTTGAGGAACTTTGTCTGATGAAGGCGCATCTGGAAGTTGGTGTCCTACCTGCTTCACCCAGTAGATAACCGTTGGATGATGCACCCCTGTAACACGTTCAATCGCACGAAAACCCATGCCGTTGACATATAGTGTCAGGCAATGTTGTTTGATATCATCTGAGTAAGTCCGAGGGGTGTCATACGTGTCAATAAACTGACGACCACACGCGACACAGATATGATTTTGTTTACCCTGCTTGATCCCGTTCTTACGGATATGAGTAGAGCTGCACTGAGGACATTGCATGACCAAATACCCTGCGTTCATACTCTATTATGCAACGCCCTTTCGCCGAAGCAAGAAAAGCCATAGCTAATTACCGCTTCCGCAAACTCGCCGCCTTCGAAACCGCAGGCTTTGACCCGCTAACGCAGTGGTACATCCTCGCCTGGGATGCCTTTCGCGCCCGCGAATTCCCCTTCGATGAAGCGCGACAACTCGCCCTCGCTGTCGGCGGCTTCAACGTTGCTGACTTAGCAAAAACCTACAAACTCCTCGACTCCACCAGCGGAATTTGCAAACTCCTCACTCCCCAACAACGCTTCAAAAAACGCGCCTTCTCCCTTACAGATAGCGAATTTTCTGCATGTTACCTCGTCGATGGACTCCACGCCATCATCACCTTGTACCTGGAAGAACAAAGCATCGAACCCGTGCGCCGCTTCATGAAATCTACCGGACTGGTGAGTAACGATCTATTTATGCGTGCTTTTGAAGTCGCGCTCAAAGTTATTCCCAGAATTGGCGATGCCAAAAAGCGCATTCCCGAAGAAAAAACTTTAGCAGATTTGTGGTTAGCAATTGATGAAATCAAAGCCAAAGTAGTTTATGTACAACCCGAGCTTGAGTTGAACTTCGGTCAACAAAGTTTAGATTTAAATCTTGAGCCAAACGAGGATGAATAACCTATATTGCTAGTGGAAGGAAATCAATATGAGTCAAGTTTTAGCACAAACAACTTTTGAGGATTTTTTGGAATGGAAACCTGAAAATGGACGCTATGAACTGCACAATGGAGTCATTATAGAAATGCAGCCCACTGGCGAACACGAGAGAATTAAGGGGGTTTTGATAAGAAAAATAGCAGTAGAATTTGATAAATTGAATCTTCCTTATTTTATCCCTAATCAAGCATTAGTAAAAATTCCTTCAAAACAAACAAGCTATCTCCCCGATGTATTGCTATTAAACAATGCAGCTCTAGCTTCAGAACCATTATGGAATAAATTTTCTACTGTTCAGAAAGGAGCTTCAATTCCCCTCATTGTAGAGGTAGTCAGTACAAACTGGCGCGATGACTACTTTGCCAAATTGGGAGATTATGAAGAAATAGGAATTCCTGAATATTGGATTGTAGATTATGCAGCTTTGGGTGGTAGGCGATTTATTGGAAATCCCAAACAACCAACCATATCGGTTTACCAATTAGTTGATGATGAGTATCAGGTAAGTCAATTTAGGGGAGATGACATTATCCTATCGCCAACGTTTCCCAGCTTAAACCTCACTGCTGAACAGGTATTTCAAGCTGCATTTGTAATGGAATAATAAACTTCCATTTATTCAACTTTAACATTAGTTTTTAACAGGAATTTTACTATGAAAATCAAAGGAATTAAACGAGGTCAAACCATCGAACTGTTACAGGATATCAACATTCCGGCACTGGTTCTTTGATTTGTGATGAGTAAAATAGAGGCAGTGATGAGGTTCTAGCAATGGCATGTCCGTACTGCCAAAGCCAGTCAGTTGTCAAGAATGGGAAATACTCACTGCGAGATGGGAGTGAGATTCAACATCACCTCTGCAAAGCTTGCAGTAAGCGATTCAGTGACAAAACGGGCACTTTGATGTCAGGCTTACGAACCCCGCCAGCGATCGTCTCACTCGCACTGAAAATGAGAGGTGAAGGCATGGGCGTGAGAGCCAGTAGTCGAGTTGTGGACAAATCGCACTCCACGATTTTGCGCTGGGAAGGACGGATGGCAGCCCAAGCGAGTCAATGGTCACCGCCTGCCCCGGAAAACGGGGAGGTGACGCTAGAGAGTGATGAACTGTACACTCGCTAGGCTGTGAACCTTCCCCCCCTCCGAGTCGCAAGGATGGACGCTGATCAGTATTGAGCGAGACAGTCGATACTGGGTCACCGCTCAAGTGGGTCAAAAAGATGACCAGTTATTTGCCAAGGGAGTTCAGCGCAGTTGGCATTGGGCACAGCCAAGTGAATTTATCCGCTGGTTCAGTGATGGCGAACGACGCTACGGCAAAGAACTCTGGAAACTAGCAAGTGTGCGGCTCAACTCTAAGCAGGTTTCCCGTCAGTATGAGCATCTCAAAGTCTGGCGCGAGGGACTAGAAGTGGCAATTAAAATCAAAGGTTCACAGGGCAATCGGCGGCTCGAGTGGCTCAAGGTTGAGCATCCATTTACAGCGATTAGCCCTGCGCCCGAAGTCCATGCCAACCACAACGAGGCGCTCAATAGTTGCATTCGCAGGCGTTGTAGTGCTGATCGGCGCCAACAAAATCATTACGCCAAGACGGTGGCAGGACTCCAGCGGGTGATTACCGTACAACAGTTAATTCACAACTGGATTAGACCTCACAACAGTTTGAACAAAGGAACGACTCCAGCGATGGCAATTGGGTTTTCCAAGCGTCCCATCACGATGCTAGAATTCCTCACCTCACGAGGGTTCTCATCCATCACTAACTAGAAGACCAGTGCCAACATTCCTGATGGTGCAGAGGTCGTCATTGAAATTCACGAAAGTCAGCTAATGAGCGATGAAGAAAGAGAGCGCAAACTGAAAAAGTTTTTCGAGATTGATTGGGAGGGTAAAGAAGATTTTATTAAAACGATGGAGCAGTTAGAAAAAGAAAAAATGCAGCATGGGAAAGACTGTATGGACACTCCTCATAAATAGAGCGAGAAACCTGTGTATTTGTTTAGATACCAATATTTGTATCGCACTAAATAACCGAAACCCTCAAGTACTTGCAGAATTTTACTCAAAGTCAAGTCAGTGCTACATCTCTACCGTCGTATTGGCAGAACTTTATAAAGGAGCGTACTGTTCTCAAAATCGCGGCGGTGAAATTTACCAGCACGGAGAATGGTGCATTGTTTCCAAAGAACAGATCAAGCGTAGGTTCCGGGAGGGAGAGATTAAAATCCTCCTCTGCACCGAGTCTACCAGTAAAGGCTTGAACTTGCAAACTTGTGGCGTGCTGTTCAACTACGATTTGCCCTGGAACCCCATGCGAGTCGAGCAACGCATTGGGCGGATTGACCGGATTGGACAAGTCCATCCCACTGTCACCATTCATAACTTCTACTATGACGGGACGGTTGAAGCCAAGGTTTATCAGAAATTGCGATCGCGCATCAATGCTTTTGCAACTGTTGTCGGCAACTTGCAACCAATTCTGGCTCAAGTTCCTACATTTGTTGAGCAGGCGGTAATGAGTGCAGATCCACAAGAAGAAGATGTTTTGATGTTTGAATTTGACTCTGTGTTAAACACTCCACCCCTACGTCCGGCTTTGGATGAAATGGTGGCGATGGATGTGGAGGCTGACTTGGCAGAGATTCACCAACCGCTTCCCCCAACCCCCATTACTCCAGAAATAATTGAGCAATTGTTTAACACTTCAGCTTTATTAAAAGCCTGTGGAGTTGTATTTAAGCAGACTGAGAACTACACCTATCAATTGACTTATCAAGGTCAGAACTATGCTGTCATCTTTAAGCCAGAGGTGTTTGATCAGATGCCCTCAACTCAGCTGATGACTTTCGGCGACCCCTTGTTTGAAATCTTAGTTCAGATTGCTTCAGGGGTAGTGTGACAGATTTGCTATATTTCCCCAACCTAAGGTTTGATATTTCTAGCTTTGTAGAAGGTTTCCAGACTATCGCGATCGCCTACATAGCGCCAGTGCCAGGGTTCATAGCTCACGCCTTGGGGGTTGTCTTTGGGAAAAGACATTTCAAAGCTGAAGCGAGCAGCATTAGCAGAGAGCCATTTAAACGCTTTAGTTTTGTCAAAATTTGGGCTCAGGTTCGTTGCTGGTGCTGTACCGTCTCCAATATCCACTGCGTAACCAGTATGATGTTCGCTATAGCCTGGAGGAGCGCTGACTTCTGCTCGCTTTGTCGTCACTTGCCCCCGCTGTGCCTTGACGTCAAAAAATATGTGTTCCTGGTCTGTAGCGGAGCGAAAGCCGGAAATTGGCACTAACACTACACCCGCAGCCCGTGCTGCTGCCGCCATTGCCTGAAATTGTTTGGCAGCAGCTTGACGTAGCTTGATTTGACCATTCGCCACAATTGGTTTTAGTTCAGATGTTGGCGCTTCAGCATAGACAAAGTGCCCCAGCAGTGTTTCTGAGTTGCTATCTGGGGAATTGACTTTTTCAGCGGCTGGTGTTGGAGCTGGACTAGGAGCACTTACGCCTACCGGCTCAGAAACAGCGTTTTTTTGTAGCGCAGAAGCGACATACCAGGAACCGGCACTGAGGGCGATCGCTCCCAATCCTACCAACCCCCCAATCAAAAACATCAGCTTCATGCGGGGTCGATTTTGGGCGTTAGGAGTATCCCGTAAAGCCTCTGGAATATCCTCTAGCGAGTGAGCAGAAACATTTTGCGGCTTTCCAGAAAACCCAGCTCTATCCACGGGCGAACTCCTGCACTTTTTGACTCACACCAATGCACAATTGTAGACCGGAGCTGAAGGTGTGACAAGAAGGCTAGATCGACAAAGCCTGTGGAGGCTCTTTTAGGTTTTTGCCAGACACTCCCTATGAGCGTGAGAGGGCGACATTAGAGATGATTCCATCTTGTTCGCGCAGTTTTCGCTCGACTGCTTGCCAATCGATCCGGTTTAACACACCCGCCTGAGTTGCCAGTTCGCGAACCATAGCGTGGGGATCTCTGCCCCGGTTATAGAGGTTATAGATATCAGGGTAACTAGCCATCCAAATGCGATCGCCTTCTACTGCTAGCTTGACCGGTTGGTAATAGATGCGGACAGGGGTTCCCACTTTTACCTGTTCGAAAAGCTCCTGGACGTGAGGTTCTAGCATCCGCACGCAGCCGTGGGATTCGTAATCCTTGATTGAGGCTGGATCGCTAGTGCCATGAAAACCGTAACTTCCGGTAGCAAATCCAATCCAGCGTGAGCCAAGCGGGTTATTAAGACCTGGCGGAACTTGCTCCCTAACGACCTGTCCCTTGCGCGCCATTTCTTGCTGAATTGACTCAGGCACGTACCAAGTGGGGTTCTGATCCATGCGAACGACTTTTGTTCGCCCAAGCGGAACCTGCCAACTGCTGCGGGAAACGCCTACCGGATAACTCTTAACAATCTGCCCGTCGCGTACCAAGTATAAATGCGCTTCCGGCACATTGAGGACGATGCCATTTACCCAATCGTAAAACTTAGGTTCGATGCGCCTTTGATCGAGTCTCAACTCCCCGGAATCCATTTTGCTGATTCGATTGGAGTGAACTCCATAATAGCTGGCAAGCAGGTCGATACTTATGTCCGCAGGGCGAGAGATTTGGTTTACTCCTCCTACTAAACGACCTGGTAACAAAGGTGCACGAATGGGTTCTGCTTTAGCTGGTAAGGCTGCTAATATTACAATTGCGATGGTGAGCGGCTTCCATGCCCAGTGCCTTGCCCTATCCCATATGGTGGAAGCGGACGGCAAGGCTACTGTGTAATCTTTATAGTTGATACTTTTCATAGTACCTCGTTGCAACTATTTCAAAATACAGTTAGGATTGATTTGGTTATGAATTAATAACCAAGGCTCTGCGGTTTTATAGCACTATCTTTTATATTTATTTTATTAACTAAGACACGAGCAAGCCGTAGATAGACGCTCTATCTTGACAATTTAAAACCTTGCTTAAAAAAGCGATACAAATACTACAAAAATAACTTAAATTAAATTTTCTCCAGACATTAGGTCTAGATTGTTTGCACTAGCATAAATGCTATAAAAGCTCTAGAAGTTGGAAGAGCGGCAGTTTTGAGCGAAAGCTAGCTTAAAAAGGTAAGCGAAGTTAAAAGAAACAATTACAAAGCTTCATTTGACTGAGCCTACAAGCCAAGGTTAGTGATAATAAACGTGAAAAAGACAATGGCAAGCTCTATGTTTACAGCAACTTTTTCCAAAGAAAATCCCTCCCGGGCTGCCTCTGTCTTTTTTATCTAAGATTAGACAAAGTAATTTTGGATTTTGTTCCAATCTAAAACCTTAAATTAAACATTGAAGCTTCTAGAACTCTATTTACCACTAGTAGGATTAGTCCTCTTAGGATTAATCCTCGGCAGCAAACTGCCAAAATCCGTCCCTGCTTATCTAGGCCAGTTTCTCTTTTGGGTAGGGGTTCCCATTAGTATTGTGGCTTTTCTGCGTCAGGCTGACTTATCGGGTCCAATTTGGATTGCACCCGTGTTTGCTTGGATAGCCATTTTTCTAGGCGCAGGGTTAGCTTGGGCTTGGATTTATTGGCAGGGGAAGAGGAACGGTCTTGTAAGTTCTAGCGCACCCAGATCATTCTGGAGTAGACCCACTCAGGGTAGTTTTCTCCTAGCAGCAATGGTAGGAAACACTGGTTATCTAGGTTACCCAGTCACGCTGGCTGTTGTAGGTACTCAATACTTTGGCTGGGCACTGTTCTATGATTTGCTGGGCACAACACTGGGAGCTTATGGATTAGGTGTTGTTCTAGCAGCTTGTTTTGGCAGGAGTGTCCAGAACCACTGGCAGTTAGCTCAGGCGATATTAATCAATCCCGCTCTATGGAGCTTAGGGTTAGGCTTAGTATTCCGTCAACTACAGCTACCTGCCCTCGCTGAATTAAGCTTACAAAGGTTAGGCTGGACTATTGTGTCGCTGTCTTTAGTACTAATTGGCATGCGTCTGCAACAACTGAATTCCTGGCACAGTCTGCCCAAAGCATCAATTGGCTTAGTGATTAAAATGCTGCTAGTCCCCTTAATTTTGGGCAGTAGTTTATCGCTGTTTGGTCTCAAAGGCGCACCCCAACTGGTAATTGTGCTACAGATGGCAATGCCCCCCGCTTTCGCCACATTAGTGATTGCCGAAGCCTATGATCTTGACCGCGATTTAGCGGTTACTGCCTTAGCAGTTGGTTCTACTGGACTTTTAATGATGCTGCCAATTTGGTTATGGTTGTTTGGAAGTTGAAACAGCTGGATAGGTTGCTGCTAGTTCAGCTGGATCGAGATACTCGTAGTGTTCAAAGGGTTGATGAATCCAGGGGTTGTCAGGGAGATAATCAGCGTAGTAATCCGGAGCAATCATAGAACTGGCTTTGTACCAGATGACGGCAGTGCGAATCTCCTCTATTTGGGAACCATAACGCTGTTTTAGCCAGGGTATCGTCTGCTGGAGTGTGACACCAGAGTCTAGTAAATCATCAACGAGGAGAATGCGCGAACCTAACTGATCTGCGATCATAGTTAAGTGGC
This window of the Chroococcidiopsis sp. CCMEE 29 genome carries:
- a CDS encoding IS1 family transposase (programmed frameshift) translates to MQCPQCSSTHIRKNGIKQGKQNHICVACGRQFIDTYDTPRTYSDDIKQHCLTLYVNGMGFRAIERVTGVHHPTVIYWVKQVGHQLPDAPSSDKVPQVGQRDELETFVGFEKNKIWLWTAVDHFRPGILAWVLGDHSGETFQPLRAIVGAGKCYFYVTDGWSVYPGLIADGDQIVSKTYMTRVEGENTRLRHYLARLHRKTLCYSNSEEMLRHSIRLLLHYLRFWDVPVPQ
- a CDS encoding Uma2 family endonuclease gives rise to the protein MSQVLAQTTFEDFLEWKPENGRYELHNGVIIEMQPTGEHERIKGVLIRKIAVEFDKLNLPYFIPNQALVKIPSKQTSYLPDVLLLNNAALASEPLWNKFSTVQKGASIPLIVEVVSTNWRDDYFAKLGDYEEIGIPEYWIVDYAALGGRRFIGNPKQPTISVYQLVDDEYQVSQFRGDDIILSPTFPSLNLTAEQVFQAAFVME
- a CDS encoding M15 family metallopeptidase, translated to MDRAGFSGKPQNVSAHSLEDIPEALRDTPNAQNRPRMKLMFLIGGLVGLGAIALSAGSWYVASALQKNAVSEPVGVSAPSPAPTPAAEKVNSPDSNSETLLGHFVYAEAPTSELKPIVANGQIKLRQAAAKQFQAMAAAARAAGVVLVPISGFRSATDQEHIFFDVKAQRGQVTTKRAEVSAPPGYSEHHTGYAVDIGDGTAPATNLSPNFDKTKAFKWLSANAARFSFEMSFPKDNPQGVSYEPWHWRYVGDRDSLETFYKARNIKP
- a CDS encoding L,D-transpeptidase; amino-acid sequence: MKSINYKDYTVALPSASTIWDRARHWAWKPLTIAIVILAALPAKAEPIRAPLLPGRLVGGVNQISRPADISIDLLASYYGVHSNRISKMDSGELRLDQRRIEPKFYDWVNGIVLNVPEAHLYLVRDGQIVKSYPVGVSRSSWQVPLGRTKVVRMDQNPTWYVPESIQQEMARKGQVVREQVPPGLNNPLGSRWIGFATGSYGFHGTSDPASIKDYESHGCVRMLEPHVQELFEQVKVGTPVRIYYQPVKLAVEGDRIWMASYPDIYNLYNRGRDPHAMVRELATQAGVLNRIDWQAVERKLREQDGIISNVALSRS
- a CDS encoding AEC family transporter; amino-acid sequence: MKLLELYLPLVGLVLLGLILGSKLPKSVPAYLGQFLFWVGVPISIVAFLRQADLSGPIWIAPVFAWIAIFLGAGLAWAWIYWQGKRNGLVSSSAPRSFWSRPTQGSFLLAAMVGNTGYLGYPVTLAVVGTQYFGWALFYDLLGTTLGAYGLGVVLAACFGRSVQNHWQLAQAILINPALWSLGLGLVFRQLQLPALAELSLQRLGWTIVSLSLVLIGMRLQQLNSWHSLPKASIGLVIKMLLVPLILGSSLSLFGLKGAPQLVIVLQMAMPPAFATLVIAEAYDLDRDLAVTALAVGSTGLLMMLPIWLWLFGS
- a CDS encoding phosphoribosyltransferase, which codes for MPDLYVSWSDYHQKIEQLAAKIYQSNWQFNQIICLARGGLQVGDILSRIYKQPLAILATSSYIGPGKQERGALTFSRHLTMIADQLGSRILLVDDLLDSGVTLQQTIPWLKQRYGSQIEEIRTAVIWYKASSMIAPDYYADYLPDNPWIHQPFEHYEYLDPAELAATYPAVSTSKQP